From the Acidovorax sp. NCPPB 3576 genome, the window GGAAAAACCGAATGCTAAGTTCGGCTGAGCCTGGTGTCCATTGCAGGCCGCCTTGCCCATACTCGGCGCGTGCCATTTTGAAAGGACGCATTCCATGTTTTATGCCATTAGCTGGTTTCTCTCGTTTTTCCTTCTCGCCCTTTGGTCGTTGACCTGCTGGGGACTGCATGCCGTGACGGTCTGGGCCATTTCCAGCGCAGGGGTGATGGCCGGGGGCGCCTCTGCGGTGAACGCAGTCCTGGTGCCCGACTGGCTCAGGGGCTGGATACCGCCCGAGCTGGCCAGGGAGTTCGGCGCCATGATCGCTTCGGCGGGCCCGATGGTTCAGTCTGCGCTGGAAGCGGTGCCGGCCCTGTCCGGCGCCGTCACGGTGCTGGCTTGGGGCATCTGGGGACTGGGCGCCGTGGTGCTGGTGGCGCTGGCCATCGGGGCGCATGGGCTGATCGCGTTGCTCCAGCGCCGCCGGGCCGGGCTGAACGCACCCCACGCTGCCGTCGTCCGATAACGCGGCCCGATGCCGGCGCGGGGCAAGGGGAATGGCTCGCTGGCCCGGCCCCGGCCGGGTCAGCGAATGGCCTTGGCGCCGCCGCGCCGGGGCCGTGCGGTGCAGTGCAGTGCAGTGCTTACTGATTGGAGATGATGGTGAGCAGATCACCCCGCACATCGGGGTTGTCCGTGTACTTCTTGTACAGCGGCGCCATGCGGCGCACATAGGGCGAGAAGTCGGACACGGTGACGAATTGCACGCCTTCCTTCGCGACATTGGCGCGGGCCGAGACGACACGCTTTTCCCACAGGTTGCGCATCAGCACGGCGGAGGCCCTGCCCGCCTTCTGAAAGGCCTGCTTGTCTTCCGCGCTCAACTGGTTCCAGACCTTGGTGGATACCACCAGCGCCTCGGGCGAGATGGTGTGCTGGTCCAGCAGCATGTACTTGGCGAGCTTGTAGTGGCCGGTCGATTCGTAGGAAACCAGGTTGCCTTCCGCGCAATCGATGGTGCCGTTGCGAAACCCATCGAGCACTTCCTTGTACGGAACGACCACCGGCGTGGCGCCGAGCAGTTTCACCATTTCGATGTAGGTGTCCGACTGCTGCACCCGCACGCGTTGGCCCGCCAGGTCTTCGCGCCGGGCGATCGGCTTGTTGGCGCAGTAGAACGAGCGCGCGCCGCCGTTGTACCAGCCCAGCACCACGAAGCCGGACGCCTTCAGCTTCTCCGACAGGCGCTCGCCCATGGCGCCATCGAGGTAGCGGAACATGTGGGCGGCATCGCTGAACAGGAAGGGCAGGTTGAACGCCTGCAGGCCCGGCGCGGCCTCGGCCAGCGGGCCCAGGTTGAATTCGGCCAGGTCGATTTCGCCGGCCTTCATCATGGTGACCGCCTTGCCCTGGTCGCCCAGCACCGCATCGGAAAACAGCTTGATGGTGTAGCGGCCCTTGGTGGAGGCTTCCACTTCGCTGATGAAGCTCTTCATCGCTTCGGTGACCGGGTAGCCGTCCGGGTGGGTGTTCCATGCCCGCAGCGGGGTCTGCGCCCACGCGGGCGTTGCCGCAGCCATGGCCATCACCGCCGCCGATGCAAGCACCGGCCAATTCATCTTGCGCATCGTCTTCCCCAGTTCAGAAAAATACCTGTCCAAAAGCACCGCGCCGTGGGGCCATCCCACCGCACGGGCATCACACCCCCGCAAGACATTTCTCCTTGGGGTGCGCCAGCATGGCATGGGCATTCTCCGAGGGGCGCCCAGCCCTAGCAAGCGCTTCACGCGGGCGATGCGACGGGCAAACCACAGCCCCTCGTTTAGAGCAGTTGGCGAGCGGGACCGGATGTGATAGCCGCATCAATGGCGGCACTCCGTGCCGGCTACCTGCAGCGCAGATCGAGCGTTTTCCCGGTGTCGATCGGTAGTGGCAGCGCTCCACTTTCTTGGTCAGCGCGACGTCCACCGTGCGCCCGTCGGCGTAGTGGCACCGCACGTTGACGGTGCGGCCCGCCGCATACACGTAATCCAGTTGCCATCGCCCGAAACGCTCTTTGGCGATGTCGGGCACCAGGGTCGCCAGGTCTTCGACCGGACCGTCGAACACCTCCACCTGCCGCAGGGGCTGGCCGGGTTGTGCGGGGCACACGCCGGCCGCCTGGGCAGGCAGCACGCCGCAGCCCGCTGCCGCGGCCAGCAGCAGCCAGAGAATGGGCGGACTCCACGGCATGTGAAGGCGAACGGCGAGGGCCGTGCCGTCAACGGGCAGCGGCTTCCACCTTCACCCGGGCGTTCGGCGTCTCGCCGAACATCTCGGGCGCGTACATGGCTTCCACGCGGCTCGGGGGCAATGCGAAGTCGCCCACGTTGTTCAGCCGCACGGTGTACTCCGCCTTGATCGTGCCCTTGGGCAGGTACTCGTAGTAGCTGCGGTAGGCCTCGAAGCTGCGCTCCTCGAAGGCCGCCCAGGCGCTGCCCGAGCGCTTCTCGCCCTGCGTGGCGATCTCGGAATCGCGCCCCAGGCCGCTGCCCAGGATGGTGGCGCCGCCGGGGATCGGGTCGGTCAGCGCGACCCAGGTCATGTCGGCGCTGGCGTTCACCTCCAGCGTCACGCGCAGCACGTCGCCGCGCGTGTATTTGCCGGGCACGGCCTGCTCGACCGGGGTGATGGTCTTCTTGATGGCGTAGCCGGCCGCGAACGGCGCCTTGAGCTGGATGGCCGCGACCGACTGCAGCGTGAGCCACGGCTTGCCAGGGCCTTGATGGGTGACCGCCAGGTTCTCCTTGCCGCCCGTGGCCGACCAGGGCAGGAACATGCTGTTGTTCTTGAAGTTGCCGGGCGATGCGGGTGCGCCGAACCAGGTGGTCTGGTGCGCCGCGCCCGTGGCGTCGCTCGCCTTCACGCGCTCGACCTTCGCCCAGTCCACGCTGGCGTTGCCACTGCCCAGGGCCGCTCGGGTGACGCCGGCAACGGGCGTGGCCTCGAACTTGGCGCTGAATTTCTCCAGCGCCAGGCCGCCCCACAGGTTGGCGGTGGTGGTGTGCCATGCGCCGTTTTGCTGGCGGCTGATGAAGCCGTTGGCCAGGCGTCCCATGTCGTCCTTCCAGGCCGGGTCGTCCATCACCGCGAGCATGAGGCGGGCGGTGTTGACGTCGCCGTTCTGCATCAGCCACCACCAGTAGTCGTCGCGCTCGGTGCTGAAGATGAGCTTGGTGCCCTGGTAGCTCAGGCGGGCCTTCAACACCTGCGTGGCCTCGGCCAGCCGCTGGTCGCGCTGGGGCACGTCGTTCACGCGCTTGAGGATGTTCAGCCAGTCGATCACCGTGTGCGTGGGCCACTGGTTGGGCGCGATGGTGACGCTGCCCAGCATGCGGCCGGAGGCCTTGCCATAGCGCGACAGCGCCTCGATGGCCGCGATCTTGCGCATGTCCAGGTCCTTGCGCGGGCTCCAGAACTCCCGCTGGATGCGCCCTTCCACGAACGCGGTCAGGCCGCGCTCCATGGCGGCGCGGGCTTCGTCCGGCAAGGCGAACTCGGGGTGCAGGCTGGAAGCCTCGTGCGCCGCCGACAGCAGGTAGGCGGTGAGCGTGTCGCTGCCCCGGTTGGCGCTGCCGGCCTGCGGCGGGAAGTAGTTGGCCAGACCGTCGCTGTCCAGGTAGGTGGGCAACTGCGCCACCACGGTCTGCCAGAGGGCGCCATCGCGCAGGCCCACGGCCTTGCTGGTCTTTTGCTCCAGGCAGGCGAAGGGGTAGTTGGCGAACCAGTCGCGCACGCCCGGCAGGCCTTCGGCCAGCTTGGGCTGCAGCGACATCTTCAGCCCGCCGCGGCCCGGCAGCGCATCCGCCGGCGGGTTCACGTCCAGGTTGAAGCTGCCGTCCACCTGCACCAGCGTGGCCTGCTGCACCGTGAGCGGCACCGCGGGGATGATGCGCTGGGTGGCCTTGAGCGCGTCGCGCGCGCCGTTCGCGCCGGCCGTGTCGCGGGCCTCGATCTCCCACAGGATGGCCTCGGTGCGCGTCTGCGCCAGTTGCGCGGGGGCGGTCACGGTCCAGGCCACCTCGCGGGATTCGCCGGGCGGGATGTCCACGCTTTGCTTGTCCAGCTGCAGCAGGGTGGCGCGGGCGGCCACTTCGACCTTCATCGCGGCCTGCGTGGTGTTGCGCAGGGTGATCTGGGCGCGGAACTGGTCGTCCTCGCGCACCAGCGGCGGCAGGCCGCTGATGATCTGCAGGTCCTGCGTGGCGCGGATCTGGGTCGCGCCGGTGCCGAACAGGCCCGTGCCCGCATCGGCGACGGCCACGATCTTGAAAGTGGTCAGCGCATCGTTGAGCGGCACGGTCACCTTGGCCTGGCCGTTGGCATCGAGCTGGATCGCCGGCTGCCACAGCAGCAGCGTGTCGAGCAGTTCGCGCGCCTGGCTGTGGCCGCCCCCGCCGCCCGCGGCCACGGCCTTGCGGCCGTAATGGCGCCGGCCGATGATTTCCATCTGCGCAGTGGAGGTCTGCACGCCCCAGGAGCGGCGCTGCAGCATGGCATCGAGCAGGTTCCAGCTGGTGTTGGGCATCAGCTCCAGCAGCGCCTGGTCCACGGCGGCCAGGGCCACTTCGGCGCCAGCGGCGGGCTTGCCGCCGGGCAGCGTGGCCGTGATGGTGACCTGCGCCTTGCCGCGCACGGGGTAGCTTTCCTTGTCGGCCACCACCTTCACCTGGATCTGGTGGGCCTGCGTGCCCACGCGGATCTCGGCCACGCCCAGGCGGTAGGCGGGCTTGGACAGATCGACCATGGCGGTGGGCGCGACGTATTCCTTGCCTTCGTACCAGAAGGCGCTCCACCACTCGGTCGGCGCCTTGAAGCCCCAGGTGAAGAAGCTATACCACGGCACCTCGCGCAGCCGGCCGCGCAGGGCCAGCACGCTCACATAGACGTTGGGGCCCCAGCCCTCCTCGATCTTGACCTGCACGGTCGGGTCCTGCCCGGTGAGCTGCACCACGCGCGTGTCGATGATGCCCTCGCGCTCCACGCTCACCAGCGCCGTGGCCTGGCGGAAAGGCATGCGCACCTGCAGCTTGGCGGTCTCGCCGGGCTGGTAGCTTTTCTTTTCGGGCAGCAGGTCGATGCGGTCGTGGTCTTCGCCGCCGAACCAGATCTCGCCCTGGCGCGTGACCCAGACGGACGAGGCCGCCTCGGAGGTGTTGCCGTCCTTGTCGCGCGCGGTGGCCACCAGCTCCACTTCGCCGGCTTCTTCGAGCTTGGTCTCGCACAGCAGCAGGCCGCGCGAATCGCTCTTGCCGGTGCACACGGTGCCCAGGTCTTTCGTCTCGGTCTTGTTGTCGTAGCTGTAGAAGCCGCCCACCATGCGCTTGCGGCTGGTGGTGGTGATGCGGGCGATGGCCTGCACCTGCAGCGGCACGCCCTCCTGTACCTTGCCGTCCAGCCCCAGCGCGAGCGCCTGGAAGCGGATCTTCTGCGCGGCGGAAACCCAGCCTTCGGTCTTGATGCCGGCCACCACGGCGGCGGGCCACAGGGTCTGCGTGCTGCGCAGCGTCTGCACCTCGCCGCTCGGGTCGGCGTAGGTGGCCTCCAGCACCAGCTCCTGCGGCTGGCGGGCCAGGGGCACGTTGTCGATGGCCAGCTTGCCGGCGCCGTTCTTGTCGAGGGTGAGGGGCAGCTTGTCGGCGATCACCCGGGCGTCCTGGCCGGCGGCGGACTCCTCGTCGTCGCTGTGGCTTTGCGACTGCGCGCCGCGCTGGCTCGGCGGCGTGAAGCTGAAGGCGTCGAAATCACCCCACTGGGCGGACTTGCCGCGCACCAGTGCCGACACGCGCACCGGCAGGTTGGCGGCGCCGCCACCGGCCACATAGTTGACCTGAACGTCGGTGGGCACCGAACGCACACGCACCAACGGTTTCTTGTCGGTGGGCGTGATGCGGCCTTCCAGCACGGGCAGGCGGAACTCCTCGACCCGGAACTGGCCCGACTCGAAGCTGTTGCGGCTGTGCGAACCACCCTGCAGTTGCACCTGGTACACGCCGAGCTTGGCGGCGGGGGGCACGGCGAAGGTGTTCTCTGCGCTCAGGCCACCCGTGGCGGTCTTGCGCCAGGTGAGGTCCTGGGTGTACTGCTGGCCGCTGCCCACGTGGGTGATGACCAGGGTGTCGGGCTGCTCGTCCGGCAGGCCGAAGCCCTTGCGGTTCTCGGTGCGCAGCAGATGCTTCATCGACACGGTTTCGCCGGCGCGCAGCAGCGTGCGGTCGAACACGGTGTGAGCGCGCTCGTCGGGGCGGGGTTCCATGCTGGTGGGCACGTTGAAGCGCCAGGGCTCGATGCCGCGCTGCCAGTCGCTCCAGGTGAAGGCCATGTCCTGCGAGCCATCCGCGCCCGGGGCACGTGCGCTCACGAAATAGGCCTGTTCACCGCCGTCTTCGCCCTGGCAGGACGGCGGCTCGGGCGAGAGACCGTCGAACAGGGCCACGCCCTGCGCGTTGGTGGTGCCCGTGGCCAGTTCGCGGCCGTTGCAGTCGGACACGCGCACCTTGGCGCCTGCCACCACCTGCCCCTTGTCCAGTGTGGTCACCCAGGCGGCCGCGTTTTCGCGGCCCAGCTTGAAGTGAACGCCCAGATTGGTCACCAGGGCCGAAGTGCGCACGTACATGGTGCGGCCTTCGCCGTGGCGTTCATCCAGCAGCGATTTGCCCAGCAGCGGCGAGGCGATTTCGACCACATGGAAGCCCGTGGGCAGCGGAATGCCCACCACCTCGAAGGGCCGCGGGTCGTTGTTGACCGGCTTGGGCAGGTCCAGCGTCTTCACGCCGCCCTGGCCCGACAGCAGCGAGACCATGCGCGACTGCACGTAGTCGTTGCTGTCGCTCTCCAGTGAAGCGGGCAGAGCGCCCTTCACGTCGCGGCGGGCGCTCTTGCGGCTCACCAGGTAGCCGTCGTAGCGGCGCACCTTGCGATACCAGCCAATGATGTCGGCATCGCTGCTGGGCTGCAGGGTGCTCACCTTGGAGGGGGCCGCGCCATCGGCGGGCTTGCCGGCTTCCAGGCCCTGGACCTTGAGCGCGGCCTCGACATTGCGCAAGGTCACGGGCAGCAACGCGGGCTCCTTGGGGCCTTCGGCATAGCGCTCGACCACGCCGAAGGGCGAGGCGGCGAACTTGGCCAGCGGCGGCATCGCGCCCGTGCCCACCTTGAGCGGGAAGCTGTCGGCGTTGCGCAGGGTGCGGCCCGAGGCGTCCTTGAAGTCCTTGGGCAGTTGCACCGTGAAAGCCGTCTGCGCCGTGAAGGGCGGATCGAAGCGCACGCCGTTCACCACGGTGTCGCCATCGCCCTCGCCGTCGATCCGGGGCTTGAGCGTTTCCTTGTCCGAGCGCAGGCGCACCGCCTCGGCCAGCTTGCGCGGCACGGGCGCGTTGAACGACAGGAACATCGGGCGGATCGGCAGGCAGGCCGACTGGGCGTTTTCGCGCTCGCAGCGAAAATCGGCCGCAAAGGGCTCGCGCACCTTGTATTCGTAGCGCTTTTCGACGGTGTTGCCGACTCCGCTCGGCGTGGCCACGCCCTTGCCGAACACCAGCTGCACCCGCCCGCCCGAGGTCAGCCGCCGGTTGCAGGCCAGGGTGACGTATTTGAGCGGCTCCTTGGCGGCCGTCTTGTCCAGGCTCTGGGAGGCCAGCAGCCCCTCGCGCTGGGCGCCCTCGATCAGGCGCACCGGAACGCGCTCGCCCACGCCGTCGGCCACGCACCAGACGTTGGCCTGCACGCTGGCCAGGGTGGCCGGGCCATTCAATTGCAGCACGAAGAACTGCTCTTCGTCGATGGCCTGGTAGGTGCCGGGGCGGATGTTCTGGACGTAGGGGCCACCGCTATTGAATTGATAGCTCTTCGTGCCCGACAGATCTGCACCGGAGGCCGATTTGAATCCGGACTTCACCTGGGCCGTGCAGCGCACGCCGGGCGGCAGGTCGCCCTTGAAGTCATAGACCCACTCGCGCTCGCTGGTCCATCGGCCCGTGCCCTGGCCGGCTTCTGCGTCAGAGCAGCTCACGGTGAGCGGCGCCGGGGCCTTCGGGTCGCCGAAATTGACCGCCGGGCCATCGAACTTGGCCACGGCCTGCCGAACGCGGGAGACCTCGCCCTGGGGCGAAAAGCTGATGATGGACAGGGCGTGGGCCTGGGCGGCCACGCCCATCGCCGCGGCGAGCGCCAGGGCGCGAAGGGAATGCATTGTTGTTGTCATGGCTTTTGGAACGGCGATGGACCGGGCCGACCGGGGCCGGCTCCTCTCGAACCCGGCAGCGTAGCCCATCGGCAGGCTGCCAACCACCAGCGGGGTGACGCAGTTGTAAATGGCCTACACCGCCCGAGCCCATCCGTCCGTGAGAATGGTTTCAATTCCACCCCGGGCGCGCCATGCCACCCCCCTCTTCCACCCGCCGCTGGGAAATCGATGCCATCCGGGGCCTGATGCTCGCCCTGATGACCGTCACACACCTGCCCACCCGGCTCACGCAGCCGCTCGGGCAGCCGTTCGGCTTCGTCTCGGCGGCCGAGGGTTTCGTGCTGCTCTCGGCGTACATGGCGGGCATGGTCTATGGGCGGCTGGCCTGGCGCAAGACGGTGGCGGACATGCGCCAGGCCTTCTGGCGCCGCGCCCTCAAGATCTACGGCTGCCAGGCGGCCACGCTGCTGTTCCTGTTCACGGTGATCGCCTTCATCGGCATCCGCGTGGACGAGCCCGCCATCAAGGGCATGATGACTTTCTACCTGCTGCACCCGCTGGAGGCCCTGGTGGGCGGGCTGCTGCTGGTGTATGAGCCGCCGCTGCTGGACATCCTGCCGCTGTACGTGCTGTTCATGCTGGCCAGCCCCTGGCTGATGACGTTCGCGCTGCGGCGCGGCTGGGCGCCGATCATGGCCGGCAGCGTGCTGTTGTGGCTGCTGGCGCAGTTCGGGCTGTCGCGCTGGTTCTACGACGGCTTCGCGGCGGTGCTGCCGATGCCGATTCCCTTCACCGAAACCGGCGCCTTCGTGATGTGGAGCTGGCAGTTCCTGTGGGTGCTGGGCCTGTGGATGGGCGCGAGCCGCAACGACCCCGACGCACCGCCGTTCGAGTTCCCGCGCTGGTCTCTGTGGGTGGCTGGCGCCATCGCCGTGGTGTGCATGGCGTGGCGGCATGCCGTCGGCCAGGTGCCGTTCGGGGATGCGAACCCGCAGCTCAACCTGCTGTTCGACAAATGGGCGCTGGGGCCGCTGCGGCTGATCGACCTGATGGCCCTCACGGTGCTGACCATCCGCTTCGGGCCGACGCTGGCCGCCAGACTGCCGCGCCAGCGCTGGCTGGAGACCCTGGGCGCGGCCTCGCTGCCCGTGTTCTGCGCCCACCTGATCGTGGTGCTGCTCACGCTGGTGTTCATGGGTGCGGACTACGAGCGTCCCTGGCCGCAGGACATCGCCCTGCTGATCGTGTGTTTCGCCACCCTGTACGCCGTGGCCCGCGTGACCCTGTGGGTGGACAAGCCGCCCAACGACGATGGCCGACCGGTGCAGACCGTGGCCCCTGTTGCGCCTTCGGCCCCCACAGCCGCCGCAGCGGCCAATCAGGCGCTGTAGCCGACGCGGCGCTGGCGAAAAAGAGGCGGCCGTCGAAGGTCAGCGACCGGCGCTCACCCGCACCAGCGCGGGGGTGCCCGCGGTTTTGCCACTGGCCACCGTGGCGGCGGGCACGGCGGCGGTGGTGATGGGCGAGGCAGCGCCCGCCTGCATCGTGGGGACCGGCGACACGAACGCGCCGATCACCGTGCGCCACAGGTCGTAGCCGGCATCGTTCATGTGCAGGCGATCGGGGCCGAACAACTCCGCACGGGGCGTGCCGGAGGCATCCAGCATGGCCGAGAAGACGTCGATGTAATCGCTGTTGGGCACGGTGCGCACGTATTGCGCCAGCAGGGCGTTGGCCTGCTGCATTTTCGGCATGAGCGCCACGCGCGAGGGGCTGGGCTTGATGGAGATGTAGCTGATGCGCGTGTCGGGGAGTTCGGCGCGCACGGTTTCCACGAACGAACGGAAGCTCTCCAGAATTTGCTCGGGCGAGCGCCCTTCGGCGAGATCGTTGTCGCCGGCATAGACCATCACATGGCGTGGGCGGTACTGGAGCACCAGGTTTTTCACGAAATGGTTGCAGTCCGCCATGGTGGAGCCGCCGAAACCGCGGTTGATCACCACGGGCAACTGGCGGAAATCCTCCGCCACGTCGGTCCAGAAACGGATGGTCGAGCTTCCGACGAAAAGGACGCCGCCGGCCTGCGGGAGCCGCTCCTTGTCCGCGGCGGCGAAGGCGTCCATGCTGGACTGCCACCGCGCGTAAGCCGAGGGGGACGTGGCCGCTACCGACGGCGCGGTAGAGTCGGCGGGCGTCGCCTGGGCGGCGAGGCCGGCACAGGCGAGGGCCAGGGTCACAAGGGAACGCGTCGGGAAAGCCCGAAGAGAATGCATGGCGACTCCAAAAAGGACTGCAGCGGCGTGTGAGCGATTGTGCTGCCCAGCGTTCCGTACGCATACAATTTTTACAAATTTACACTACAACCGCCCGCCGGATCTTCACCGACATGTCCTCCGTCTTCCAGGCCCCCGCGGCCCCCGTGCCGTTCTGGCGCCGGCTCAACCAGTTCTTCGCCTTTCCCTTGCAGCGCAAGCCGCTGTTCTACTGCACCGTGCTGGCCGTGTGCAGCATGTTGTTCGGCGTGCTGTTTTTCCTGCCGGACGTTCTGGCCGTGCTGCTGGTCGAGGTCGGCATTTTGCTGGCCGCCTCGCGCTACGGGTTCAAGGTGGTGGCGATGGGCTCGCGCGGCCTGCAGCGGGCCGAGGACTTTCCCGATCGGCTCGATGACGAATGGACCGCCCTGCCCTGGAAACTGTTCGGCATCCTGCTCGTCCAGGGCATCGTGGTGGGCTGGCTGCAGCGGGTCAGCACCGGCCTGGCGGAACTCGCCTGGCTGGCCGTGAGCTTTCTGCTGCCCGCCACGATGATCCTGCTGGTGCAGACGGGCAGCCTGTTCGCGTCGCTGAACCCCGTTGCCGCCTGGAGCGTGGTGCGAATCATCGGCTGGCCCTATGTGCTGCTGTGCTTTTTCCTGTTTTTGCTCAGCCAGGGCGCGGCCATTGCGCTGACGCTGCTGATGCCGCTGTTCAAGGGCTGGCTCCTGCTGCCGCTGGGCAACTGGCTGTTCATCTACTTCGGCTGGGTGATGTGCAGCCTGCTGGGCTACGCCATGTACCAGAACCACGAGGCGTTCGGCATCGACCTGCTGCCCGGCGGCGGGCTGGACGAAGATGCCCCGCCCGACCGGCGCACGCCCCGGCAGATCGCGCAGGAGGCGACCGATGCGCTGGTGGCCCAGCAGATCACCGACGGCGACCTGGCCGGCGCGCTGGGCACGGCCTACGAAGACCAGCGCATGCATGGGGACGAATTGCCCGCCCAGCGCCGCTACCACCGCGTGCTGGCGCTGACCGACAAGACCGACACCCTGCTGCTGCATGCCCAGCGCTTCATTCCGCTGCTGCTGAACTCGGGCCAGACGACCGAGGCGCTCAAGGCGTTTCTCGCCTGCCGCGAGCGCGACGCCCAGTTCGTGATCGCGGACGCGGGCCACACACTGGCCCTGGCCACCACGGCATGGAACGGCGGCGATGCGAAGCAGGCCATCGCGCTGCTGGGCGGGTTCGACCGGCGCTTCAAGGGGCATGCGCTGGTGCCCAAGGCCTACGAACTGGTCGCGCGCGTGCTGCTGCAGGGCATGAACCGCCCCGACATGGCCCTCAAGGTGCTGGCGACCCTACAGGCGCGGCATGCGGACAGCCCGTCGGTGGCGGAGGTGCAATGGCTGCTGCGCGCCCATTTGCC encodes:
- a CDS encoding alpha-2-macroglobulin family protein, translating into MHSLRALALAAAMGVAAQAHALSIISFSPQGEVSRVRQAVAKFDGPAVNFGDPKAPAPLTVSCSDAEAGQGTGRWTSEREWVYDFKGDLPPGVRCTAQVKSGFKSASGADLSGTKSYQFNSGGPYVQNIRPGTYQAIDEEQFFVLQLNGPATLASVQANVWCVADGVGERVPVRLIEGAQREGLLASQSLDKTAAKEPLKYVTLACNRRLTSGGRVQLVFGKGVATPSGVGNTVEKRYEYKVREPFAADFRCERENAQSACLPIRPMFLSFNAPVPRKLAEAVRLRSDKETLKPRIDGEGDGDTVVNGVRFDPPFTAQTAFTVQLPKDFKDASGRTLRNADSFPLKVGTGAMPPLAKFAASPFGVVERYAEGPKEPALLPVTLRNVEAALKVQGLEAGKPADGAAPSKVSTLQPSSDADIIGWYRKVRRYDGYLVSRKSARRDVKGALPASLESDSNDYVQSRMVSLLSGQGGVKTLDLPKPVNNDPRPFEVVGIPLPTGFHVVEIASPLLGKSLLDERHGEGRTMYVRTSALVTNLGVHFKLGRENAAAWVTTLDKGQVVAGAKVRVSDCNGRELATGTTNAQGVALFDGLSPEPPSCQGEDGGEQAYFVSARAPGADGSQDMAFTWSDWQRGIEPWRFNVPTSMEPRPDERAHTVFDRTLLRAGETVSMKHLLRTENRKGFGLPDEQPDTLVITHVGSGQQYTQDLTWRKTATGGLSAENTFAVPPAAKLGVYQVQLQGGSHSRNSFESGQFRVEEFRLPVLEGRITPTDKKPLVRVRSVPTDVQVNYVAGGGAANLPVRVSALVRGKSAQWGDFDAFSFTPPSQRGAQSQSHSDDEESAAGQDARVIADKLPLTLDKNGAGKLAIDNVPLARQPQELVLEATYADPSGEVQTLRSTQTLWPAAVVAGIKTEGWVSAAQKIRFQALALGLDGKVQEGVPLQVQAIARITTTSRKRMVGGFYSYDNKTETKDLGTVCTGKSDSRGLLLCETKLEEAGEVELVATARDKDGNTSEAASSVWVTRQGEIWFGGEDHDRIDLLPEKKSYQPGETAKLQVRMPFRQATALVSVEREGIIDTRVVQLTGQDPTVQVKIEEGWGPNVYVSVLALRGRLREVPWYSFFTWGFKAPTEWWSAFWYEGKEYVAPTAMVDLSKPAYRLGVAEIRVGTQAHQIQVKVVADKESYPVRGKAQVTITATLPGGKPAAGAEVALAAVDQALLELMPNTSWNLLDAMLQRRSWGVQTSTAQMEIIGRRHYGRKAVAAGGGGGHSQARELLDTLLLWQPAIQLDANGQAKVTVPLNDALTTFKIVAVADAGTGLFGTGATQIRATQDLQIISGLPPLVREDDQFRAQITLRNTTQAAMKVEVAARATLLQLDKQSVDIPPGESREVAWTVTAPAQLAQTRTEAILWEIEARDTAGANGARDALKATQRIIPAVPLTVQQATLVQVDGSFNLDVNPPADALPGRGGLKMSLQPKLAEGLPGVRDWFANYPFACLEQKTSKAVGLRDGALWQTVVAQLPTYLDSDGLANYFPPQAGSANRGSDTLTAYLLSAAHEASSLHPEFALPDEARAAMERGLTAFVEGRIQREFWSPRKDLDMRKIAAIEALSRYGKASGRMLGSVTIAPNQWPTHTVIDWLNILKRVNDVPQRDQRLAEATQVLKARLSYQGTKLIFSTERDDYWWWLMQNGDVNTARLMLAVMDDPAWKDDMGRLANGFISRQQNGAWHTTTANLWGGLALEKFSAKFEATPVAGVTRAALGSGNASVDWAKVERVKASDATGAAHQTTWFGAPASPGNFKNNSMFLPWSATGGKENLAVTHQGPGKPWLTLQSVAAIQLKAPFAAGYAIKKTITPVEQAVPGKYTRGDVLRVTLEVNASADMTWVALTDPIPGGATILGSGLGRDSEIATQGEKRSGSAWAAFEERSFEAYRSYYEYLPKGTIKAEYTVRLNNVGDFALPPSRVEAMYAPEMFGETPNARVKVEAAAR
- a CDS encoding TRAP transporter substrate-binding protein, whose protein sequence is MNWPVLASAAVMAMAAATPAWAQTPLRAWNTHPDGYPVTEAMKSFISEVEASTKGRYTIKLFSDAVLGDQGKAVTMMKAGEIDLAEFNLGPLAEAAPGLQAFNLPFLFSDAAHMFRYLDGAMGERLSEKLKASGFVVLGWYNGGARSFYCANKPIARREDLAGQRVRVQQSDTYIEMVKLLGATPVVVPYKEVLDGFRNGTIDCAEGNLVSYESTGHYKLAKYMLLDQHTISPEALVVSTKVWNQLSAEDKQAFQKAGRASAVLMRNLWEKRVVSARANVAKEGVQFVTVSDFSPYVRRMAPLYKKYTDNPDVRGDLLTIISNQ
- a CDS encoding OpgC domain-containing protein; this translates as MPPPSSTRRWEIDAIRGLMLALMTVTHLPTRLTQPLGQPFGFVSAAEGFVLLSAYMAGMVYGRLAWRKTVADMRQAFWRRALKIYGCQAATLLFLFTVIAFIGIRVDEPAIKGMMTFYLLHPLEALVGGLLLVYEPPLLDILPLYVLFMLASPWLMTFALRRGWAPIMAGSVLLWLLAQFGLSRWFYDGFAAVLPMPIPFTETGAFVMWSWQFLWVLGLWMGASRNDPDAPPFEFPRWSLWVAGAIAVVCMAWRHAVGQVPFGDANPQLNLLFDKWALGPLRLIDLMALTVLTIRFGPTLAARLPRQRWLETLGAASLPVFCAHLIVVLLTLVFMGADYERPWPQDIALLIVCFATLYAVARVTLWVDKPPNDDGRPVQTVAPVAPSAPTAAAAANQAL
- a CDS encoding STY0301 family protein is translated as MPWSPPILWLLLAAAAGCGVLPAQAAGVCPAQPGQPLRQVEVFDGPVEDLATLVPDIAKERFGRWQLDYVYAAGRTVNVRCHYADGRTVDVALTKKVERCHYRSTPGKRSICAAGSRHGVPPLMRLSHPVPLANCSKRGAVVCPSHRPREALARAGRPSENAHAMLAHPKEKCLAGV
- a CDS encoding tetratricopeptide repeat protein, with product MSSVFQAPAAPVPFWRRLNQFFAFPLQRKPLFYCTVLAVCSMLFGVLFFLPDVLAVLLVEVGILLAASRYGFKVVAMGSRGLQRAEDFPDRLDDEWTALPWKLFGILLVQGIVVGWLQRVSTGLAELAWLAVSFLLPATMILLVQTGSLFASLNPVAAWSVVRIIGWPYVLLCFFLFLLSQGAAIALTLLMPLFKGWLLLPLGNWLFIYFGWVMCSLLGYAMYQNHEAFGIDLLPGGGLDEDAPPDRRTPRQIAQEATDALVAQQITDGDLAGALGTAYEDQRMHGDELPAQRRYHRVLALTDKTDTLLLHAQRFIPLLLNSGQTTEALKAFLACRERDAQFVIADAGHTLALATTAWNGGDAKQAIALLGGFDRRFKGHALVPKAYELVARVLLQGMNRPDMALKVLATLQARHADSPSVAEVQWLLRAHLPQPVAAGGEAPSTP
- a CDS encoding SGNH/GDSL hydrolase family protein — encoded protein: MHSLRAFPTRSLVTLALACAGLAAQATPADSTAPSVAATSPSAYARWQSSMDAFAAADKERLPQAGGVLFVGSSTIRFWTDVAEDFRQLPVVINRGFGGSTMADCNHFVKNLVLQYRPRHVMVYAGDNDLAEGRSPEQILESFRSFVETVRAELPDTRISYISIKPSPSRVALMPKMQQANALLAQYVRTVPNSDYIDVFSAMLDASGTPRAELFGPDRLHMNDAGYDLWRTVIGAFVSPVPTMQAGAASPITTAAVPAATVASGKTAGTPALVRVSAGR